Part of the Tepidisphaeraceae bacterium genome is shown below.
GCGCGACTACCTGAAGGTGAACCCCAACTCGCCGTTGAACAACGCCACCGACGAACAGCTTGCCAAGGTGCTGTCGATGAACGCCGGCTTTCACATCCTGAGCGAGGTGGACGAAAAGAGCGCCTTCCTGTTCACCGCCGACGACGCGATCGTGTACTCGCCCGATGCCGTCGAGAAGGTGTTGAAGAAAAACGAGCAACAGGGCCTGACCGCGTTGCGCGAGCTGCGCGACGTGCTGGTGGGCGCGGCCGACTGGACGAGCCACGACGCGCTGGAAGCGGTCGTCAAATCCTTCTGCGAAGCGAAGGCGCTGGGCCTGGGGAAGGTCGCCCAACCGCTCCGCGTCGCGTTAAGCGGCACGGCGGTCAGCCCGCCGATCTTTGACTGTCTGGCGTTCTTGGGGAAGGACAAGACGCTGGCGCGGATCGACCGCTGCGTGGCGCAGGTGGGATGACTCGATCCGGTCCCTCTCCCGGTACGCCGGGAGAGGCTAGGTGAGGGTGATTTCGAACTGCTGACGGTTCATGTCAATCGAAATCACCCTCACCCTAGCCCTCTCCCGGAGTACCGGGAGAGGGGGAGCAGAGGCTCACTGCCGATACGTCATCGCCCGGCGTAGCTCGCGGTCCTGTTCTTTCTTCTTGATCGTCGCGCGCTTGTCGAACTGCTGTTTGCCGCGGGCAACACCGATCTCGACCTTCGCCCGACCGTTCAAGAAGTAGACGGCCAGCGGCACGAGCGTGGTCCCCTTTACCTTCAGTTCATTTTCCAACCGCCGAAGCTCGCGCTTGTGGACCAGCAGCTTCCGCTCGCGCAGCGGCTCGTGGTGGGCGTTGCCGAGGCTGTAGGGATCGATGTGGGCGTTGTGCAGCACGAGTTGGCCGCGCTCGATGCGGGCGAAGGCCTCGTTGATCTGGGCCTTGCCGTAGCGCAGGGACTTCACCTCGCTGCCGAGCAGGACGATGCCGCACTCGACCTTCGCTTCGATGAAGAACTCGTGGAACGCCCGCTTGTTGTCAATGCGCGGCGAGAGGTTTTCCTTGCGCTTCCCGGCCATTGCGGCAATCATACGCCGTGACGGGTCCGTTGTCAGTGGTCCGTTGTCTGTGGTCGGTGGTCGGTGGTCGGCTGTGGCTGTCCGTGTCCCGAGGCTTATCTTCTACGACGGACCACGGGCCGCTCTTTTGCGTTGCCACCGGCGCACCGATACACTTCCGCGTCCTATGGAATCGGATCAGCCGCAGAAAGTGCAAGTGAAGCGAAGCGACGCCACCGCCGCCCCGGAGAAGTCCGGGTTGATGGTGTTCTGGGACAAGTACGCCAACCGCATCCTGATGGGGTTGACGTTCCTCGTCGTGCTTTACCTGCTGATCCAGTACCGCACCGGCGCCGAACGCCGCGCCACCGCCGCCAGTTGGGACAACCTGGCGGCCGCCCGGGAGAAGGTCGCGCAGTTCCGGTCGATGGAGGACATGATGCGCCTGCCGCCCGACCAGATCATGCGGGAGGCCGTCTCGCTGGAACAAAGTGCGGTGCCTGCGCTCGACGCGATTCTGGACGACGGCGGGCAGACGAAGCTGCACGCCCAGGCCTGGGTGACGCGTGGCGACTTGTTCTGGACGCTGGCGAACCTGCCGACGTTGCCCGCCGCCGCAACGCAGCCCGCGTTGCAGCCGAGCCGTACCCCCACCGAGTACCTGACGACCGCCGAGGCCGCCTACCAGAAGGCCGTGGACGCGACGGAAGACACCGTCAGCGCCCTGGCCGGTCGCTTCGGCCTGGCCGCGGTCGCCGAGAATCGTGGCAACTGGGACGAAGCGAAACAGCAGTACCAGGCGATCGTGAACGCGCCCGCGGTGCTGCCATCGATGAAGACGCTGGCGGAGAGCAGGCTGGCGCAGGTCGACGAGCTGCGCAAGCCGTTGTTTACGTCCCCCACCACGGCCCCCGCGACCGCGACGACCGTGCCGGCAGCGGCGGCATCTGCCACGACGCTACCCGCGGCCGCAGCGGCATCGCCCACCACGGCTCCGACCACCGCGCCGGCACCTTAAGTCGCCCGCGTTGAACTAACGCGCCCCACGTTCACCCCCCGCCCGCCATGGCCGCAACGGAAGACGATGATTCGACCGACGAAGCCCTCGACGGCATGATCGTCCCCGAAGGCGATGTCGAGGGCGACGCCGACTCGGACACGCTGCACTTTCGCTTCAACGCCACCAAGACGCAGACGCGCCGGATCGACCAGTTCCTGTCCGACCGGATGGTCCACCTGTCGCGCGCGATGGTCCAGCGGCTGATCGACGACGAACTGGTGAAGGTCAACGGCCGCCCCACCAAGGCCAGCTACAAGATCAAGTCCGGCGACGCCATCGAGATGTTCGCCCCGCCTGTGCCAGTGAGCGAACTGGTGCCCGAGGACATCCCGCTCGACATCGTCTACGAGGACGAACACTTCCTCGCGCTCAACAAGCAGGCAAACCTGATCGTCCACCCCGCGCGCGGCGTGTGGAAGGGCACGCTGGTGAACGGTCTCGTGCATTACGGCAAGAAGTGGAGCAGCCTGAACGGCAACTGGCGCCCGGGCATTCTACACCGGTTGGACAAGAACACCACCGGCGTCATGCTCGTCGCCAAATCGGACGAAGCCCACTGGCGGCTCGCGCGTCAATTCGAGAACCGCACCATCCAGAAGACCTATGTCGCCGTAGTACATGGCGTGCCGCAGTTCATCTCCGACATCATCGATTTGCCGATCGGCAAGGACAGCAAGGTGCGGGAAAAGCAGGCGGTGCGTAAGGTGGAATCGGGCGGCAAGGTCGCCACCACCCGCTACGAGGTGCAGGAGCGGTTCGAGCAGGTCGTGGACCACGAACTGATCGCCAGCGTACACGCCAGCGATAAAAAGCTGGCCGCCCCACCGGCGAGGTTCGCGTTCGTGAAGCTGTGGCCCAAGACGGGGCGAACGCACCAGTTGCGCGTGCACATGTCGGCGATCGGTTACCCGATGGTCGGCGACACGATGTACGGCGGCAGGACGTTCTCGGCCGATGATTTTGCCTTCACCCGACAGGCGTTACACGCGTTCGAGATTACATTCGTCCACCCCGTCACGCTGAATACGATGACCTTGTCGGCCCCGTTGCCCCCCGATATTCAGCAGTTGCTCGGGGCGTTGCGCGGGAACGTACAGACCTAAGTTGATGCCGGACCGACCCAAATAGCCGCCGGCTTGCCAATGGTCTTGTACGATTGACGAGAAGACCACCGGCAAGCCGGTGGCTATATGGGTAAGGACACTCCCTCGCTTTTCGGTTCGCAATTGGGTTCTGCCCGACTACAATGAAACGGCCTTCGTATTGCGAAAAGGATGATCATCATGCTCACGACAACATTGCCATTAGCCTTAGGCATGCCCGGGACAACCGAATGGATCTTCATCGCGGCCATCGCGCTGCTGATCTTCGGCAAACGCCTGCCCGAAGTGGGCCGGAGCATGGGCCGGGGCATCGTGGAGTTCAAGAAGGGCCTCGCCGGCGTCGAGGACGACGTGAAGGTCGGCATGGTCGACGCCCCGTCGCGCCCCGCGTTGCACGAGGGCGACGCGAAGTTCGACCCCTACACCGGCAAGCCGCTGAAGGCCGAGTCGACGTCGACGCAGAGCTAAGTTCGCCTTTCCATCGTGAATCGAAGGAGACACGACATGGTGCTCCCCATCCGCACGCGGCTTTCCGGAGCTTTGTTGGTGGCGGCTCTCGCGCCACTGTCGCCTGTCTACGCCGCCGACTCCGTTCGCCCCACCGCGACCGCCGCTCCAAACGCAACCACCGCCCGGCCCGCCGCGCCGACGCTGCGGCAGATCCTCAACGCGCGCATCCCCATGGTCCGGCTGGAAAACGCGCCGCTCACCGATGCCATCGACTTCATCCGCGACATCACGCAGGCCAACGTCAACGTGAACTGGAAGGCGCTTGAACTAGCCGGCATTTCACGTGACACCGCCATCAGCACCACGCTGCGCAACGTGCCGGTGAAGAAGGCGCTCTCAGTAATCCTGTCGCAGGCCGGCCCGGACAACACACTGGCGTTCTACAACGACGGCGACGTCCTCCAGATCACCACGCGCGAACTGGCCGACGCGCAGCAGGTCACCCGCATGTACTTCGTCGACGACATCCTCGTCGACGTCCCCGACTTCGCCGGCCCGCGGTTCAACCTGAGCAGCAAAAGCGGTTCGAGCGGTGGCAACGGTGGCGGTGGTGGGTCGGGCGGTGGCCTGATTGAAAGCGGCGGCAACGACGACCGCCAGAGCGTCGGCCGAACCAAGAGCGAGCGGGCCGACGCGCTGATCAAGCTGGTGACGCAGTTGATCCGCCCCGACGTCTGGGAACAGGCCGGCGGCACCGCCCGCATCAGCTACCTGCGCGGCCACCTCGTCATCACCGCCCCCCGCAGCGTCCACGAGGCCATTGGTGGGCCGATCAACTAGAGAGCGTAAAAAACGGTACGCCGGCATGGTCGCTTAAGCGACCATGCCGGCGTGACCCCTTCCCTTTGCTCCTCCTACTCGCTCGTCGCCACTCCCGTCGGCGTGCTGCCATCGGTGATGGTGATCGGTAGCGAACCCTCGGCCATCCGGTTGCTCTGGCGATCCACCACCGTCACCTTCAACACGTAACGGCCCGTCGTCAGCGTCGCGGGCAGGCGCAGCATCTTCACCACGAAAAAGTCGCTTCGGCGATTGCGCGAGTAATCGACCACGTTGGTCGTCTTGTCGCTCCAGACCGGCACGCCACTGTCGCGGTACAGGGTGGCCGAGTGGGAGAGCGTCGTCTCCCACTTTTTGCCGTCGGCCTTTTGCGAGCTGAAGTTGGCGACCTCGCAGTACAGGATGACCGACGCCTCACGGCCGCGCGCAAACTGCGCTGGCTCGATCGGGTCGTACACGCCAAACCCATCCACTTTACGGCAGAGTGCGATCGTCGGCACCGCCAGGTCGGCACCGGCGCGAAGGCGTTCGGACATGTCGACCAGCGGGCGGACCTTCTTCGACAGCAGCTGGTTGCCGTCGGTCTGCACCGACGTGCGGAAGTTGCTCAGCCCATCCATGACGGCCGCGATGACCTCGCGATCCTCGACCGGCAACGGCGACAACGCCGTCAGCTCCGGCACCGACTTGCCCTGCGTGAACTGCCGCAGCTGATAGTCCAGGTGGGCCGCCACGTCACGCGGGTTGTCGCCGATCCGCTGGGCGAAGACGTCCTCCGAGATCGCTGCGGGCGCCGCAATGGACGGGGAAGCCATCGACGAAGTCACCGGCGCAGCGGGCTCGGTGATCGCGAATTCCTGACCCTCCGGAACGACCATCGGACCGTCGTTAATCTGACCATCGAGAGAGATGCCCGCGTTGGCGGTCGATGTATCACCCCTGACCGGCACGGCGGCGGGTCGAAGGGGAATCGCAGGCAGCGGGGTCGGCCGGCTATCGACCGGCGCAGACACCGACGTGGCAGCGGCAATGGCGGGCCTGGGAGCGGCCGGCTCGGGGGCTGCAGGAGGGGTCGCGCCGTCGGCGGGCGCGGTCGGCGTCTTTGCTTCGCCGAACAGCTCCGCCCAATCGACCTTCGACGCTTCCGGCTCGGGCGTCTTGGCAGTGGCCCTAGATGACTCGGTGATCGCCTGTTCCATCTGCTGCGCATAACGCCGGGCCCGCTCGGCGACGGCATCACGCGACGCCGAGGCGTCAGCGTTTGCAGTGGCTGATGCAGGCTCAGCAGCCGAGGTGCCCGCGGCCGATTCGATCGTCACGGGCTGTTCCGGTTGCGGTGGAAAGCTCTCGACGGTGACGGCGTTCTGCTGGGTCGTGGCGGGCTTCGACGTGCTGCAGCCGTACAGACCGACAACGCAGGCGCCCATCAGGAGAAGGCGTGACTTCATGTTGGATCCATCCTTGGATTGACGCGTAGGCCCCGCATCCTGCAGTGGCCGCCGCTTTATCCTAGTATGTCGCGGTCACGTCGCAAGTTCGCTGAAGCGCCGAATTTGTGGGCGAGTGCGGTCGCAGATGAATTGAAGTGAGTAATGGGGACGACCTATCCGACGATTGTCATTCCGAGCGGAGCCTGAAGGCTAGCGGACAAAATCCCGGCGCGGATCAGGGAAATGTCATCCCGATGGGAGCCTTGGCGACCTGAGGGATCTCAAACCACGGACGGTTCTCGGCCTTGGGAGATCCCTCAGGTCGCCTGAGGCTCCCATCGGGATGACAAGTGCGCGAGGCGACAGGGTTTTGTCCGGTAGCCTTAAGGCGAGCGGACGAACCCAATGTCATCCCGAAGCGAGCGGTAGCGACCTGAGGGATCTCGAGTGTCAGAGCACCCCGCGACCGATCGAGATCCCTCTGGTCGGCAAGCCTCCCATCGGGATGACACTTGGGGCAATCGCGAAGGTGCCAGACTGCACGGGTGCCCTTACCCGGTCCGTCATACACTTTTCACCCCCTTCACGCTCCGGAACCTGTGAAACCACCCCCACCTAACTTGACCCTTTTCCACACCCTCGTTAACGTATGCCACGAAGTTTGTGACAAAAGGAACGAAGTCGGTTTCGACCCGTTCGGAGGGCGTGCGATGGCCGCGGAGAACGAGGGCTCGGGCCCGTCGAAGCGGCCGGTAGACGACGCCAGGCAGGCGCAGGGTTGGTACGCCCTTGCCGGCATTGGGTTTGAGTTCGTCGCTGCGGTGCTGCTGTTCGGTGGGATCGGTTGGTGGCTGGACGGCCACTTCGACACCTCACCGTGGCTGCTCATCGTGGGCGCCGGGCTCGGATTCACGGTTGGCCTGTGGATGATGGTGAAGGCGGCCAACCGCTCGTTCAAAAGCAAGTCGTGACGCAAGCGCCTCTCCCATCCACGTTTTCCGTCCCGATGGCTGCCCTGCAACTTGCAGGCGTGGTCTTCGGAACGATCGTGCTGACGGCGATCGCGCTGGCGGGCATCATCGTCGCGATGGACCGGCCCGACTGGTGGGCCCCGTTCACCGTGGCCACGGGCGTGATCGTCGTGGCGGCGGTGCTGTCGATCGTGCCGATCGTGCTGACGCTCGGCCGCGGGCCGGCGGCAAGTGCGATCGCCCATGTGATCGCGACCGGCGTGCGCGTGGTGGTCAGCCTGGGTGGGTGCTTCCTGATCGTGAAGATGCGCGGCCTGCCCCTGACGCCGACGCTGCTATTGATGGTGCCCTATTACTTGACAGTGCTGGCGGCCGAATCAACCATGCTGGCCCTGTTTATCCGCCGAGAGAGTTCGTCGAAGAGGGTTTGACACGATGTCGATGCCAATCATGTTGACACTGGCCGCCGCTAATCCGATCGAACACGTGATCGATCACCCGCAGTGGATCGGTGCCAACGGCTGGTGGTTGCTGACCAACCACATGATCCTGATGTGCGTGGTCGCGGTCATCATGCTGCTGATCTTCCCCGCGATGACCCGCCGTTATCGCAGTGGCGAGATGGTGCCGACCGGCTCGCGCAACATGTTTGAAGCGGTGCTGCTCTACATTCGCAACGAGGTGGCCAAGCCCGTGCTCGGTGCCGACGCCGACCGCTTCATGCCGCTGCTCTGGACGCTCTTCTTCTTCATCCTGTTCAACAACCTGCTCGGTCTGCTGCCGCTCGATATCCTTCTCGCCCCTCTGTACAACGCGATCGGCTTGCACCACGGTATCTACGGCACGCCGACGGCCAACCCCTACGTGACGGCCGCGTTGGCGCTGATCAGCTTTATCGTCATCCACGTCAGCGGTGTGATTGCCAATGGACCGGTGAACTACGCCAAGCACTTTCTGGGTGGCGCGCCGTGGTACATGGCCCCGATCATGGTGCCGGTGGAAATCATCGGCATGCTGGTTAAGCCGTTCGCGCTCTTCCTGCGTTTGGCCGCGAACATGACCGCCGGGCATATTCTGCTGGCGGTGCTGATCGGCTTCCCGGCGCTGGCGGCGGCGGGCATGAACAGCTACGGCGCTGCGATCGGCATCGGCATCCCGGCGGTGCTGGGCGCGGTCGTCATCATGTGCCTGGAACTGTTCGTCGCCTTCCTGCAGGCGTATCTGTTCACGTTCCTGACGGCGCTGTTCATCGGGCAGATGGTCGTGCATCACGATCACGACGAACACGACCCGCACGGCGACCATCACAAGAACGACGTTGAAGCACTGAACGAACATCGCCCGACGCCGTCGGCGGCGTAAGGGCACGACAACATAAGAAGCCATGACGAACCGCCGCGAGGGCGGATGGTCTTGCGGACCCTGCGTCCGGTTGGCTTTCCTGGCCCTTCCTCGCGGGGCAGGCGCGAGTCCGGCCGGGTGAACGGGACTCGGGTTTCGCGTTGCCACCCTAAGGCGACGCACAAGGGAATCGTTATGCGTAAGATCGTCATGCTGGCCCTGCTGGGCCTCCTGCTGTTGCCCGCCACGGCCGTGTTCGCTCAAGATGGCACCGTCGGCACCGGATTCAACGCCAACAACACCAACGATGTCGGCGCCCTGCGCGACGGCCTCGTGGTCGCCGGTGCCGCCATTGGCGCTGGCTTGGTCATCATCGGTGCCGGCAAGGGCATCGGTTCGATCGGCAGCCACGCCGTCGACGCGATCGCTCGTCAGCCCGAGGCCGGCGACCGCATCTTCACCACCATGATCATCAGCGCCGCGCTGATCGAAGGTGCCACGCTGTTCGCGCTGGTCATCTGCCTGATCCGCGGTGGGTTGACCTAAGTTTCGCTTTTGAGCCCCTTGCCCACGGTGAACAACCGTGGGCAAGGCTTTCTCCGCGACGGCAGATGCATTACCGTTGCGGCGTCCATGGGAGACCTGAACATGAAGCGTTCGTCAATTACCTCGCTCGTTGCCCTCGCTCTGCCGCTCGTGAGCGCCACGGTTGCCTTGGCCGCCCCGGCCGGTGATGACCATGCGGCCCCCACCCTTTTGAACGCCCCGAACACCGGCATGGTGACGGCGATCACGACGTTGATCGTTTTCATCCTGC
Proteins encoded:
- a CDS encoding ATP synthase F0 subunit C, yielding MRKIVMLALLGLLLLPATAVFAQDGTVGTGFNANNTNDVGALRDGLVVAGAAIGAGLVIIGAGKGIGSIGSHAVDAIARQPEAGDRIFTTMIISAALIEGATLFALVICLIRGGLT
- a CDS encoding AtpZ/AtpI family protein; translated protein: MAAENEGSGPSKRPVDDARQAQGWYALAGIGFEFVAAVLLFGGIGWWLDGHFDTSPWLLIVGAGLGFTVGLWMMVKAANRSFKSKS
- the smpB gene encoding SsrA-binding protein SmpB, whose product is MAGKRKENLSPRIDNKRAFHEFFIEAKVECGIVLLGSEVKSLRYGKAQINEAFARIERGQLVLHNAHIDPYSLGNAHHEPLRERKLLVHKRELRRLENELKVKGTTLVPLAVYFLNGRAKVEIGVARGKQQFDKRATIKKKEQDRELRRAMTYRQ
- a CDS encoding twin-arginine translocase TatA/TatE family subunit, translating into MLTTTLPLALGMPGTTEWIFIAAIALLIFGKRLPEVGRSMGRGIVEFKKGLAGVEDDVKVGMVDAPSRPALHEGDAKFDPYTGKPLKAESTSTQS
- a CDS encoding RluA family pseudouridine synthase, which produces MAATEDDDSTDEALDGMIVPEGDVEGDADSDTLHFRFNATKTQTRRIDQFLSDRMVHLSRAMVQRLIDDELVKVNGRPTKASYKIKSGDAIEMFAPPVPVSELVPEDIPLDIVYEDEHFLALNKQANLIVHPARGVWKGTLVNGLVHYGKKWSSLNGNWRPGILHRLDKNTTGVMLVAKSDEAHWRLARQFENRTIQKTYVAVVHGVPQFISDIIDLPIGKDSKVREKQAVRKVESGGKVATTRYEVQERFEQVVDHELIASVHASDKKLAAPPARFAFVKLWPKTGRTHQLRVHMSAIGYPMVGDTMYGGRTFSADDFAFTRQALHAFEITFVHPVTLNTMTLSAPLPPDIQQLLGALRGNVQT
- the atpB gene encoding F0F1 ATP synthase subunit A — its product is MSMPIMLTLAAANPIEHVIDHPQWIGANGWWLLTNHMILMCVVAVIMLLIFPAMTRRYRSGEMVPTGSRNMFEAVLLYIRNEVAKPVLGADADRFMPLLWTLFFFILFNNLLGLLPLDILLAPLYNAIGLHHGIYGTPTANPYVTAALALISFIVIHVSGVIANGPVNYAKHFLGGAPWYMAPIMVPVEIIGMLVKPFALFLRLAANMTAGHILLAVLIGFPALAAAGMNSYGAAIGIGIPAVLGAVVIMCLELFVAFLQAYLFTFLTALFIGQMVVHHDHDEHDPHGDHHKNDVEALNEHRPTPSAA